AGTACTTGGAGGAAGTTTATTCTTATTCCCACACCCAGTATCAGAAGTTGTAGAAACAGCACAAGAAGTAGGAGCACGTGTAATGTATGATGGAGCACACGTACTAGGACTTATTGCTGGAAAACAATTCCAAGATCCAATAGCAGAAGGAGCAGATATTGTAACAGGAAGTACACACAAAACATTCCCAGGACCACAAGGTGGAATCATCCTATGTAAAGAAGATCTACATAAAAAAATAGATAACTGTGTATTCCCAGGACTTGTAAGTAACCACCACCTCCACCATATGGCAGGATTAGGAATTGCAACAGCAGAAATGCTAGAATTTGGAGAAGACTACGCAAAACAAACCGTAAATAACGCTCAAGCACTAGCACAAGAATTATATGATCTTGGATTTAACGTACTATGTGAAGATCAAGGATTTACCAAATCACACCAAGTAGTAATGGATGTAAAAGAACTAGGCGATGTTGCTAAAATGGCAAAAACACTAGAAGCAAACAACATTATACTTAACAAAAACCTCCTCCCATGGGATGACGTAAATGACAGTGCAAACCCATCAGGAATAAGAATGGGAACACAAGAGTTAACCCACAGAGGATTTAAAGAAGACAACATGAAAGATGTAGCAGAATTCATAAAAGCTGTAGTAATGGATGAAAAAGATGTAACAGAAGATGTAACAAACTACATGCAAGACTACACAACAGTACACTACACCTTTGATGAAGGCGAAGAAGGATACGATTACATCCAATTCTAAGAAAAAAAAATTACCAAAAAATAAAGGAGAAAAAACATCATAAAACTTCTCCCCAATTTTTTATTTCTTTTTTTAGTATAAAAAAAGAAAGAACACTAACTTTTTTTTTATTCCACTTCACATCATACTACTCAAAAAAAAGTAGTATTATATCTAATTTACCAACAAAATCACTAATTTTATTTAAATTAAATACTTAATATATAATAATATAAAAAAAAATGAATGAAATCAAAATAAGTGATGAGAGGGTAATAAATGGTAAATATATTCACAGACTCAGTTACAAAAACTGTTAAAACAATAATACTCTTTATACTTGAAGTTATCATATTTCTAGACTTAAACAATCTATTTGATATTATAGGAATTATAGACTTCAAAACTGCTTTTCTCATAATTTTAACAGTCTCAGTAATAAATGCCATACTCTGGCCAATAATATCATACTTCTCACTAAACTTTTTTGTCTTAACATTTGGTATTGGAACATTTATAATAGATGGAATAATACTATTAATTCTAAGTTATTTTATACATGGTTTTATAATGGAACCTGCTGATTTTATAACAGCACCACTTCTAATTGGTATTATAAATTCAGGTCTTGCTATTATTCTAAATTTTGACAATGAAGAAATATACTACCGGAATATTATTCGAAAAAGATTTGATAAATCAGATGATGAACAACCAGACAAACGTGGATTTATCTTTCTTGAAATAGATGGATTAGCATATGATGTATTAGTTGATGCAATAAAAAATGATGATATGCCAACTGTAAAAAGTATGCTGGAGGATGATTCACATCATCTTATTAAATGGGAAACAGATTTATCAAGTCAGACAAGCTCATCACAAGCTGGAATTTTACATGGAAATAACAATGATATACCAGCATTTCGTTGGGTTGAAAAAGACAATAATAATAAAATAGTATCATCAAATGGATTTGGAGACTCAGGACTAATTGAGGAGCGAATATCAAATCATCATGGTCTTTTATCTGAAAATGGTGGTAGTAGATGTAATCTCTTTACAGGAGATGCACCAGATTTTATATTAACACTAAGTAAACTATCAGATAGACATGTTTTACATACAAAAACATGGTATTACCTGTTTTCAGAGCCATACTTCATAGCACGTGTGATATCTTTAATGTTATGGGATATACTTGTTGAAATATTTTCACGAATATACCATAGACTTAAAAATATAAATCCACGCCTAAAACGACGAGGACTTAAATACTTTATAGCACGTTTTGGTGCAAATGTAATAATGCGTGAAGCAGCAACATCTGCAATAATAGGAGATGTACTTGATGGAGAATATGATAAAGTTTATACAACCTACATGGGATATGATGAAATAGCACATCATAGTGGAATACGAGATCCTGATGCATTCTATGCACTAAGACAAATTGATAAACAATTTAGTAATATTAAACGTGTAATAGATTCAGCAAATCGTAAATATGAGCTAATCATACTATCAGATCATGGACAATCAGTAGGACCAACATTTAAGATGAAATACAAATTAACACTAGAAGATTTAGTACGAACATATCTACCTGAACATACAAAGATTCATAGTATATTATATTCAAACAATGATCACATATTTGATAATGTAAGTTTATCAACACACTTAAAACAAAACAGAAACAGAATTAAAGAAGAACATGAAAAACTAAGAGAAGTTGCAGAAATACTAAGAAATAAAAAAGATAGGCTACTAGATCGAAAATTCTTTAATGAAGCTGAACCTATGATAAATAAAATTGAAGATATAGCAAATAGTATGGGATTTGATATAGATTTAACACATGATGATGTAGTAGATATTGATGAGGTTGAAACAATAGTATTAGCTTCAGGAAATCTAGGATTAATATATTTCACACAGTGGAATAAACGCTTAACATATGAAAAAATAAATGATGCATTCCCTGGTCTTATCCGTGGACTTGCATCACATCCCGGAATAGGATTTATAATGGTAAAAAGCTCGGTATATGGAACATTAGTATTTAATGATGATAACATATACTACTTAGATGATGATTATTATAAATATCCTAATGATAGATTCCTAGATAAATATGGTGATAATATTGCAGATCATCTTAGACGTACAGATAGTTTTAAACATGTGCCAGATATTCTTGTAAATAGTACATATAACGTTGATGATGATCAGGTTTATGCATTTGAAAATCTAATTGGAAGTCATGGTGGAGCTGGTGGAACACAACAATATCCATTCATATTTGCACCTAAATCTTGGAATCCTAGTAAACCAATTATTGGAGCTGAAAATGTTCATAAATTCTTCAAAAATGAGATGAATAAGATATGGGATGAAGAAGAAAAATTAAAAGAAAATAAATAACTTTAATTTTTTTATAAAAGAATATAAATTTTTATTCTTTTTCTATTTTTTTTATATATTCAACTATTTTGTCTGGTTGATATACTGTTTTTATGTTTTCTATTGTTGAGAGTTTTTGAGTATTTTGTGCATCTATTTTTCTTATGTAAAGTTCTATTTTTTCATCAACTACTAATGCATCATTTATACAAATATCCTTACATATATGACAACTAACACATTTTGACTTATCAATATATGGAGGATTAATTGCATCATTTGGACATAGTCTCATTGGAATACAATTTTCATGTACTACACATCTATCTTTTCTGATATATGGTGGTATTGTAGTTGTTATTAGACCTGGTGTTTGATCAACAGGTAAGACTATTAGTGGTATTTGACCTTTTCCAGATTGAGCTGCTATGTTTGTAATAAGAGTATCTGCAATTCCATGTACAATTTTTGCTGTACTATTTGCTGTTAATGGTGCTATTATTATTACATCATACTTCTGATGTGTAAGTTTACCAGATAACGGATAGCTAAATTCTTGATCTTCATCTTTAATATGCTTATTTTCGTAGTTTAAAGATACAATATTTTCTATTTTTTCATTGAATCCATAAAGTTGTATTACTTCATCTGCTGCTTTTGATGTTGTAATTGTAACTATATTATCATCTAATGCTAGATTTTCAAGTATACTGAGAGATTCAGCTAGAAAGTGTCCTGCTCCTGTTATTGCCCATAATATTTTCATAAATAATCAACATATTTCTCCTAATTTTTTCCTAGTTTAAGTGGTATTTTTTAGTTTTAAGTGTGATTCGTGTTATTTCATAAAATGAATTTATTCTAAACCAGAATGAATTTGTACCAATACCTCTATTTGTATATTGTATCATATCACCTACCTGATATGTGTCAACTGGATATTTTCTAAAATTACGACCACGTATTGGTGTTCTGATTCCTGGTAATTCAAACTGTCCTCCATGTGAATGTCCTGAAAGTTGTAGTATGAATGGTTTAAGTTTTGCTGTTGTATCAGCAAAGTCTGGTTCATGTGCAAGCATTATAGCAGGTGCATCATAATCTAGTTTTGATTCTACCTTTTTAATATCATCATATCCTACTGTTATACTATCAACTCCTGCTATTTGAAGTTTATCAGATCCACGTTTTATTGTATAAATATCATTATCAAGATTTATAACACCAGCATTTCTAAGTGCCCATCTTACAGCTTCTGGATTTGTCCAATGATCATGATTTCCAAGAACAGATAATGTAACATCTTTTGGTTGTAGTTTAGATAATGAATCTGTAAGTTGATTTAGATATTCATTAGCTTGGTATGATAGAAAATCACCAGTAAGTACCACACAATCTGGTTCTAGATTATTTATTATCTGCACTACACCATCAAGTTTTTCCTTATTTAACCACTGTCCTAGGTGTATATCTGTTATTTGCACGATTTTATATCCATCAAATTCCCCAGGTAGTTTATTTGATGATATGACAAGATCTACTATTTTAAAGTGTTTGGGATTGAATTTTCCCATATTTAGTAATGTTCGTGCATTGTTCATAAATGTTTGAAGATCATATCTAAACTTCATATTATGATTTATTTGAAAGTGATTTTCATCCCTGTTTGTCTGTGTATTTTTGTTGTTGTTATTCATATTCTCTTCACGACTTCTATTGTTGTATTAGTTGTTATCTTATTTTTCTTTATTGTGTTTTTAGGTAGTTCTATTATATATTTTGTTTGATTATTTTTTGGTATATACATTTTCCATGGTGGAAGGGTAACATATTCAAGTATTTTATTATCTTCACTTATATATAAAATATCTATTGTTTTTTTCATGAAAAATGTATGAATCGATGAGAAGTGTCTTTTAGATGTTTTCTGAGTAAATAATAGTGGTTTTATCGTATTTTTAAACATTAAACCTATAAGTCTTTTATAGAAGTTTGATGCATATTCAAGTTTTATATGTTTTTGTTCAATTTTATTGTTATAAATTACTAGTTCGTACATGATATATTAATATTTAGTTATATATTTTTCATAATAATTAAAATTATAGTAGAAATACATATAATATAATATTTAGTAGTTTTAAAAAATCTTAAATATAAATTAAAAAGAAATATAGTAACATTACTATAAAAAATAAATCAAATAATACAAAAAAAAATATAACTTGATATAATATATATTTTTTTTAAAAAAAAGAAAGGGACTTGTAAAATAAAAAATACATACTTTACAAGAAGGAACTTACAAAAAAATAATAGTAAAATAATAACAATTACAAAAAAAACCTCAAACAACTCTTTAAAAGGTGTACAAATGAGAAATATAAAAATAGAAAAAGCTGTACAAAATATAGCAGCAAACGATGAAATCGAAATAGTAGAAAGAAAAGGAATCGGACACCCAGACAGTATAAGTGATGGAATAGCAGAAGCAGTAAGCCGAACACTATCAAGAACATACAAAGAAAAAGTAGGACATGTACTACACCACAACACAGACGAAGTACAACTTACAGCAGGAGAATCTGATCCTAAATTTGGTGGTGGACAAATCATCAAACCTATACAAATACTATTAACAGGAAGAGCAGCAAATGAATTCACACTACCAAATGGTGAAACACACAAAGTAGGAGTAGACTACATAGCAATTGAAGCTGCAAAAAAATTCCTAGATGAAACAATCATAAACCTAGACATAGACTACGGAACAGTAGTAGAATGTAAAATAGGACAAGGATCAGCAGATCTAAGAGATGTATTCCAAAGACCTAACGCAATACCATCAGCAAACGACACCTCATTTGGAGTAGGATTCTACCCACTAACAGAAACTGAAAACCTAGTACTAAAAACAGAAGAACTTCTAAATTCAAAAGACTTCAAAAAAGATCACCCTTATGTTGGAGAAGACATAAAAGTAATGGGATTACGTGAAAAAGACGAAATCACACTTACAATTGCATCAGCATTTGTATCAAAATATGTAGATGATGTAGATGCATATCTAAACATGAAAGATGAAATCAACAACATCGTAGCAGATTTAGCAGCAAAAGAAACAGACCTAAGCGTTGAAACACTTATCAACACAGCAGATGATGAAACCAAAAAAGACGAATCAGGATACTACCTTACAGTAACAGGTACAAGTGCAGAAATGGGAGATGATGGATCAGTAGGAAGAGGAAACAGATCAAACGGACTCATCACACCAAACAGACCAATGTCAATGGAAGCAACATCAGGTAAAAACCCAATTAACCACGTAGGAAAAATCTACAACCTTCTATCTAACGAAATCACACGTGAAGTATACAGTGATGTTGAAGGAGTAAAAAATATAGATATGGTAATACTCAGTCAAATAGGAAAACCAATCGACCAACCAAGAACAGCAACAGCTCACATCCAAACAGAAGATGGATACACAATTGATGAAATCGAAGAAGATGTAACACGTATCATCGACAGATGGCTTGAAAACATCACAGACATCAAAGACTTCATGCTTGAAGGAAAACTAAGAACATTATAAAAAAAATAGAATTCTTACCTCTCCCCCACTTTTATTAAATCTTTTTTTTCTAAATCAAAAAAAAAACAATTTTCTTTAATTATTAATATAACTTTTTTGAATAAAAAACCTAATTTTAAAAATAAAATCACTCATTTTGAAATAAACAAAATATAGTCACTATTAAGCTTAAAAAACACGTGAAATAAACTTAATTTTTTAAATACTAAAAAATAAAAAAGGGGGAATAAAATCAACTAATTTCTATATATAAAGTTTATAATCAAAAAAATACTAATTTTAAGAAAAAAAGTCTTATGAAATACAAATATTTCACCCTTTTAAGATACTATTATTAAAAGAAGACCTAATTTAACATAACTTAACATAAATACTTACCTACTTTTTTTTAAGTTAAAAAAAATTATCTTATTATTAGCAAATATTTATTAACTAAAATATTGATAAATAATAAGTGCAAAAAATCTTTAAATAAAATGAATTTTAATAAAAAAATAACATATTTCCTGTATGTCTATTTTTTTTAAGGTAATATTCTATTTTTTATAAAAAAAATTTACTTTAATTTAATGTTTTAAATTTTTTTTTATTTATTAATCTAAAAATTAATCTAAAAAAAATCTTTTACTATACATTTTTTCCATATAAGAAATTTTATTTTTTATATTATTTTTTCCTTAATATTTAATTTCCTAGATTTTCTAAATTTCTAATTTAAAATCTATTTAATTCATATTAAGAAAATTATGGATTTTTTATTAGATACAAAAAAAAATTTAGGATATTTAAAAGATAATTAATAAGATAAGAAAAAAAAAATAATTTCTTAACATTTAAGAAAAAAAATAAATTTTTTTTAAATTATAAATCATCACCCTATTTTTTTATAGTATTCATCTTTAATATTTTATTATTATAATCTTATTTTTCTAAAAAAAAGTGAAAACTCATTATTTTAAAGCAAAAGTAAACCTTATTAAAAATCAAGGAATAATTTAATAATTTTTTTTGGAGAAGGTCTTAATGAAACAAAATTCCAAGTTTTTATTAATAGGATTACTTGTACTTTCAATACTAATAAGCATAAGTGCAATTAACGCAACAGACGATAATACAAGCATGAATGCAATAAAAACAGCAGATAATACCCAAGATTTGCTAAATACACAAACGAACACAATACAAAAAAATAATAGTATTAAAAGTATAACAAAATCAGAAAATAAAAATATAAAAAATGAAAATACTAATAATAAAATAAAAACACAAAAAATAGAAAATAACAAAATAAATTCAGATACAGTATATAAAAATTCAAAGAAAGATTACACAGTAAATAACTATGAAGAACTATATAATACAATAGACTCAATTAAACACTCATCAACAAACAATGAAGAAACAGTAAGTCTAAATGAAGGAACATACACAATAACAAATACAATAACATGGGATATAAATAAAACTCTTATAATAAATGGAAATGGAAAAACAATAATAAATGGTACACAAACAAACCAATTTATGATAATTGGTGCAACTAGCTCTGTAATATTAAATAATATTATTATAGCAGATTGTCATGCTGAAAAAGGTGGAGCAATATATGATGAAGGAACACTGAGAATTAATAATGTTTCTTTTATTAATAACACAGTACCAGCAAATGGAGGAGCAATATATACTACTGCAGGTAGTAGTTTATTTATTGAAAAATCCACATTTGATAGTAACAAACAAACAGAACATGTTAGTGGTAATAGTAAAGGTTATAATGGAGGAGCACTTAGTGTTCGAGGTACATTATATATAAATGATTCTACATTCATAAACAACCTTGCAAGTTATACTAATACTGAAACTGATAGTGATGGTGGAAATGGAGGAGCAATTGCTTTTGTAACTAGTACAAACGATTTAACTATTACTAACTCCAGATTTGATAATAATAGTGCTCGTCATGGTGGAGCAATATTAATAATGAACCTAAACTCTGATGAAGGAACAAGAACAATTAAAAATGTTACATTCACAAACAACCAAGGAGTATATGGAACAATTGTAACATACAATACACTAACTATTAACAATTCCACATTTAAAAACAATATTATGAGTGGATATGGTAGTGGATCAAATCATGCATCAGGTGGAGCTATACTAATTAACTCTTATAATAAAACTGCTAGTCCAAGTTTAACAGTAAATAATTCTATCTTTGATAAAAATGAAGCATATGAAGGTGGAGTAATAGACATAGCTTCCGTAACAAGAGATTGTAAAAATGCAACTGTAACTATTAATAACTCCACATTTAAAAACAATAATGCAACAAATGGTGGAGCAATTTACCTTGAATATGGTGATATTACAATAGATAACTCCATATTTGATAATAATACAGGAAAACTTGGTGGAGCTTTATATCTTAAAGGACATGCAAATATTAATAATTCAACATTTACAAAAAACAATGCAACATCAAATGGTGGAGCAATAAATGTTTACAATGTAAATGTACTATCAGCTAATCCATACACACTTAATATTAAAAATTCAATATTTACAGATAATATTGCATCATCAAATGGTGGAGCAATAGCTACACAACATATAGCTGTTAATAACACTACATTCACCAATAATAAAGCAGGTGCTAAAGGTGGAGCAATTCATTCAGCTAACACTGTTAAAACTATGCCTGTAAATATAAATAATTCCAAATTTACACAAAATACCGCCGGAACTAATGGAGGAGCAATATCTCTTACTAGCTTAACTATGATAACAAATACAAACTTCACAGATAATAAAGCTATGACAGGTGGAGCAATACATGGAACTACAAGTAATTTAACAATTACCAACTCCAACTTCAACAATAATAAAGCAAACTCTACAACTGGTGGAGGAGCAATATATAGTTCTGGAAATCTAAACATTACAAACAACAACTTTACTGACAACACAGCAACACTTAAAGGTGGAGCTATATTTATAACACCAAATAAAAACTTAACAATCAGTGATTCAAAATTCGATAATAACAAAGCAATAA
Above is a genomic segment from Methanosphaera cuniculi containing:
- the glyA gene encoding serine hydroxymethyltransferase, translating into MSNFEEAQEIENLTRQHHDWMKNSLNLIASENITSRAVREAMASDLSHRYAEGLPGERLYEGCTYIDAIEDITIDLSKKLFGAEHANVQSTSGVIANLASFFATTQPGDRIMSINVPEGGHISHAGVSAAGVRGLKISSIPMDTETMNVDIDKTQEKIRRLEPKVIVLGGSLFLFPHPVSEVVETAQEVGARVMYDGAHVLGLIAGKQFQDPIAEGADIVTGSTHKTFPGPQGGIILCKEDLHKKIDNCVFPGLVSNHHLHHMAGLGIATAEMLEFGEDYAKQTVNNAQALAQELYDLGFNVLCEDQGFTKSHQVVMDVKELGDVAKMAKTLEANNIILNKNLLPWDDVNDSANPSGIRMGTQELTHRGFKEDNMKDVAEFIKAVVMDEKDVTEDVTNYMQDYTTVHYTFDEGEEGYDYIQF
- a CDS encoding phage holin family protein, producing MVNIFTDSVTKTVKTIILFILEVIIFLDLNNLFDIIGIIDFKTAFLIILTVSVINAILWPIISYFSLNFFVLTFGIGTFIIDGIILLILSYFIHGFIMEPADFITAPLLIGIINSGLAIILNFDNEEIYYRNIIRKRFDKSDDEQPDKRGFIFLEIDGLAYDVLVDAIKNDDMPTVKSMLEDDSHHLIKWETDLSSQTSSSQAGILHGNNNDIPAFRWVEKDNNNKIVSSNGFGDSGLIEERISNHHGLLSENGGSRCNLFTGDAPDFILTLSKLSDRHVLHTKTWYYLFSEPYFIARVISLMLWDILVEIFSRIYHRLKNINPRLKRRGLKYFIARFGANVIMREAATSAIIGDVLDGEYDKVYTTYMGYDEIAHHSGIRDPDAFYALRQIDKQFSNIKRVIDSANRKYELIILSDHGQSVGPTFKMKYKLTLEDLVRTYLPEHTKIHSILYSNNDHIFDNVSLSTHLKQNRNRIKEEHEKLREVAEILRNKKDRLLDRKFFNEAEPMINKIEDIANSMGFDIDLTHDDVVDIDEVETIVLASGNLGLIYFTQWNKRLTYEKINDAFPGLIRGLASHPGIGFIMVKSSVYGTLVFNDDNIYYLDDDYYKYPNDRFLDKYGDNIADHLRRTDSFKHVPDILVNSTYNVDDDQVYAFENLIGSHGGAGGTQQYPFIFAPKSWNPSKPIIGAENVHKFFKNEMNKIWDEEEKLKENK
- a CDS encoding flavoprotein, with protein sequence MKILWAITGAGHFLAESLSILENLALDDNIVTITTSKAADEVIQLYGFNEKIENIVSLNYENKHIKDEDQEFSYPLSGKLTHQKYDVIIIAPLTANSTAKIVHGIADTLITNIAAQSGKGQIPLIVLPVDQTPGLITTTIPPYIRKDRCVVHENCIPMRLCPNDAINPPYIDKSKCVSCHICKDICINDALVVDEKIELYIRKIDAQNTQKLSTIENIKTVYQPDKIVEYIKKIEKE
- a CDS encoding metallophosphoesterase — encoded protein: MNNNNKNTQTNRDENHFQINHNMKFRYDLQTFMNNARTLLNMGKFNPKHFKIVDLVISSNKLPGEFDGYKIVQITDIHLGQWLNKEKLDGVVQIINNLEPDCVVLTGDFLSYQANEYLNQLTDSLSKLQPKDVTLSVLGNHDHWTNPEAVRWALRNAGVINLDNDIYTIKRGSDKLQIAGVDSITVGYDDIKKVESKLDYDAPAIMLAHEPDFADTTAKLKPFILQLSGHSHGGQFELPGIRTPIRGRNFRKYPVDTYQVGDMIQYTNRGIGTNSFWFRINSFYEITRITLKTKKYHLN
- a CDS encoding DUF192 domain-containing protein: MYELVIYNNKIEQKHIKLEYASNFYKRLIGLMFKNTIKPLLFTQKTSKRHFSSIHTFFMKKTIDILYISEDNKILEYVTLPPWKMYIPKNNQTKYIIELPKNTIKKNKITTNTTIEVVKRI
- a CDS encoding methionine adenosyltransferase, with the protein product MRNIKIEKAVQNIAANDEIEIVERKGIGHPDSISDGIAEAVSRTLSRTYKEKVGHVLHHNTDEVQLTAGESDPKFGGGQIIKPIQILLTGRAANEFTLPNGETHKVGVDYIAIEAAKKFLDETIINLDIDYGTVVECKIGQGSADLRDVFQRPNAIPSANDTSFGVGFYPLTETENLVLKTEELLNSKDFKKDHPYVGEDIKVMGLREKDEITLTIASAFVSKYVDDVDAYLNMKDEINNIVADLAAKETDLSVETLINTADDETKKDESGYYLTVTGTSAEMGDDGSVGRGNRSNGLITPNRPMSMEATSGKNPINHVGKIYNLLSNEITREVYSDVEGVKNIDMVILSQIGKPIDQPRTATAHIQTEDGYTIDEIEEDVTRIIDRWLENITDIKDFMLEGKLRTL